The Anopheles coluzzii chromosome 2, AcolN3, whole genome shotgun sequence genome window below encodes:
- the LOC120961563 gene encoding endoribonuclease CG2145, with protein MRTLQIGTIVLLCLALTIDAQWFGSGKKKQEEDPNVALLSYAPVDPNVTPPSSTVGVTTSTTPIPSTTTKKGFFGKLFGGGSKKEEKTTTTTTTTTTTTTVATPTTKKQGFFGGLFGKKDKTSTTTVAPSTTARAGTTLKPGTVTTTAKTSAIPSSVGTTAKTPVAAAAAAGVTSTTVKAVPAASSTVATTSTTPKSKDAFPALPPARSGSPTPAPVPTSTVANAWTRTPPTVQPGGKPGVSFVPTTPGTPGAQKVSSTPAATAAVGDGPATDEELMALSELLFTKDNNSPSKFVTINYQKQTSSFVNTDEAPNPFLTVDEAKIYAIPTIEKMHALFNNYELDTMTNEFVTPLEKKEENDFVDALLATNVMRQAMLFLQKKGVVTADPKTHHELLKTIWFTLYSRGNGKIGSSGFEHVFLNEVSNGTMIGLHNWLYVYDMEKAGRIDYKGWNKKMELGTKGEIAKVRLSFDNLQKPSNSLFVGTSPELEIALYTVCFQLRPDKECPVAVNGKPFTIKTFTFRYRGKNLIGGAWPNI; from the exons ATGAGGACACTGCAGATCGGGACGATCGTATTGCTATGCCTAGCATTAACGATAG ACGCACAATGGTTCGGCAGtggcaagaagaagcaggagGAGGACCCGAACGTGGCGCTCCTGTCGTACGCACCGGTTGACCCGAACGTGACGCCACCTTCCTCAACGGTGGGAGTCACCACCAGCACGACGCCGATCCCGTCCACCACGACGAAGAAGGGATTCTTTGGCAAACTGTTTGGCGGAGGCTCaaagaaggaggaaaagaCAACCACCACAACGActacgaccaccaccaccacgaccgtCGCGACACCGACCACAAAGAAGCAGGGCTTCTTCGGTGGGCTGTTCGGCAAGAAGGATAAAacgtccaccaccaccgtcgctCCGTCGACCACGGCCCGTGCGGGAACGACACTAAAGCCGGGCACTGTTACGACCACAGCCAAGACGTCCGCCATTCCCAGTTCGGTCGGCACTACAGCAAAGACgccagttgctgctgctgctgctgctggcgtaaCGTCAACCACTGTAAAGGCGGTGCCTGCTGCGTCTAGCACGGTTGCCACGACATCGACTACACCGAAATCGAAGGATGCTTTCCCAGCACTTCCACCGGCACGCAGTGGCAGCCCCACGCCTGCTCCGGTTCCGACGTCCACCGTTGCCAACGCGTGGACACGCACTCCACCGACCGTACAGCCGGGTGGCAAGCCGGGAGTAAGCTTCGTGCCTACCACGCCCGGAACGCCCGGCGCACAGAAGGTGAGCAGTACGCCGGCCGCAACCGCCGCTGTCGGTGATGGGCCTGCTACGGACGAGGAGCTGATGGCACTGTCGGAGCTGCTGTTCACGAAGGATAACAACAGCCCGAGCAAGTTCGTTACGATCAACTACCAGAAGCAGACGTCGTCCTTTGTCAACACCGATGAGGCACCGAATCC ATTCCTAACGGTGGACGAAGCCAAGATCTACGCCATCCCGACGATCGAGAAGATGCACGCACTGTTCAACAACTACGAGCTGGACACGATGACGAACGAGTTCGTGACGCCGCtggagaagaaggaggagaACGACTTTGTCGATGCGCTGCTCGCCACGAACGTGATGCGCCAGGCGATGCTGTTCCTGCAGAAGAAGGGCGTCGTGACGGCTGATCCCAAGACGCACCACGAGCTGCTGAAGACGATCTGGTTTACGCTGTACTCGCGCGGCAACGGCAAGATCGGCAGCTCCGGCTTCGAGCACGTGTTCCTGAACGAGGTCAGCAACGGCACGATGATCGGTCTGCACAACTGGCTGTACGTGTACGACATGGAGAAGGCGGGCCGCATCGATTACAAGGGCTGGAACAAGAAGATGGAACTGGGCACG AAAGGAGAAATTGCAAAGGTGCGACTGTCGTTCGATAATCTGCAGAAGCCGTCCAATTCGCTGTTTGTCGGCACGTCGCCCGAGCTGGAGATTGCGCTCTACACCGTATGCTTCCAGCTGCGACCGGACAAGGAGTGCCCGGTGGCGGTCAACGGCAAACCGTTCACGATAAAAACGTTCACGTTCCGGTACCGGGGCAAAAATTTGATCGGAGGCGCATGGCCAAACATTTAA
- the LOC120950961 gene encoding estradiol 17-beta-dehydrogenase 11-like: protein MTAPNTDRHLTQPYEWAGPVPLKTSLQRAREVFATLLNLLVFAFESVPLWWETLVAQFVTPSSKNISGQTALVTGGANGLGQSIAIALAKEGCNVAVVDVDETNARETVANLRRYNVSAEAYKVDVSDYEAVRQLGRDVERDLGPVDILVNNAGILPTSFSQDALPSHIERSMGVNVLSSVWTTQTFIDSMIRRRKGHIVAISSIAGYIAPGWAKTYATTKFALRGFMDALEDDLYLRGQANHVHTTTVFPFAFNTRKQAISLLKASSGLTRLPIYEPAMLGETVVRAIKTNQRKVVVPEVLKPYQLSIYENLPIKIRQLLTRTMAQGEVKLVD from the exons ATGACAGCTCCGAACACCGATCGTCACCTTACCCAGCCCTACGAATGGGCTGGACCGGTGCCGCTTAAAACTAGCCTACAGCGTGCGAGGGAAGTGTTTGCGACGCTGCTTAACCTGCTGGTGTTTGCCTTCGAATCGGTGCCCCTCTGGTGGGAAACGCTGGTCGCACAGTTTGTCACGCCGAGCTCAAAAAACATATCCGGCCAGACGGCACTGGTGACGGGTGGTGCGAACGGGCTGGGACAGTCGATCGCAATCGCACTGGCCAAGGAGGGTTGCAACGTGGCCGTAGTGGATGTGGACGAAACGAACGCACGCGAAACGGTGGCCAACCTTCGCCGCTACAACGTGTCCGCCGAGGCGTACAAG GTTGATGTTTCGGACTACGAGGCAGTCCGCCAGCTGGGACGCGACGTCGAACGAGATCTCGGCCCGGTCGATATTCTCGTGAACAATGCCGGCATCTTGCCTACCAGCTTCTCCCAGGATGCGCTTCCATCCCACATCGAACGAAGCATGGGAGTGAACGTGCTGTCAAGCGTTTGG ACCACACAAACCTTCATCGACAGCATGATCCGACGGCGGAAGGGACACATCGTAGCGATTAGCTCGATCGCCGGCTACATCGCCCCGGGGTGGGCAAAGACGTACGCCACGACCAAGTTTGCGCTGCGCGGCTTCATGGATGCGCTCGAGGACGATCTATATCTGCGGGGACAGGCGAACCATGTGCACACTACGACCGTATTTCCTTTCGCGTTCAACACGCGCAAACAGGCGATCAGTTTGCTGAAAGCATCGTC AGGTCTTACTCGTCTACCAATCTACGAGCCGGCCATGCTCGGTGAGACGGTGGTGAGAGCGATCAAAACAAACCAGCGCAAGGTGGTAGTGCCGGAGGTGTTGAAACCGTACCAGCTGTCCATTTATGA GAATCTACCCATTAAAATTCGCCAGCTATTGACGCGAACAATGGCACAGGGTGAGGTAAAGTTGGTAGATTAG